In Pseudomonadota bacterium, one DNA window encodes the following:
- a CDS encoding ribonuclease R yields MKRRGRKQDQVPSESDKFSRQSGKKERRGGSSSLHGNVVLEITGTDTDGETLAKPVEWPPEKPLPLIFVRPEKRGHPPLAVGERILARLSRNGQGAWDARIIRMLGKSLTEHVLGILEQRPDGLRLRPTDRKQKNEFTVLDAVDAEPGELVLAQTLPSRQRGMQAVRITERLGHMGEARSISLIAIHTHDLPTVFPPDALDQAKAARPATLGHRTDLRSLPLVTIDGSDARDFDDAVFAEPDTDP; encoded by the coding sequence ATGAAAAGACGCGGACGCAAACAGGACCAGGTCCCTTCAGAATCAGACAAATTCTCCCGCCAGTCCGGGAAAAAGGAACGCCGTGGCGGTTCATCATCCCTGCATGGCAATGTGGTTCTGGAAATTACCGGAACCGACACTGACGGAGAAACGCTGGCCAAACCTGTAGAATGGCCACCTGAAAAGCCCCTGCCCCTCATTTTTGTCCGCCCGGAAAAGCGCGGCCACCCACCGCTGGCGGTGGGGGAGCGTATCCTGGCCCGCCTGTCCCGGAACGGACAGGGCGCGTGGGATGCCCGCATCATCCGCATGCTGGGCAAAAGCCTTACCGAACATGTACTGGGCATTCTGGAACAGCGGCCCGACGGACTGCGCCTGCGCCCCACAGACCGGAAGCAGAAGAACGAATTCACGGTGCTGGATGCAGTGGACGCCGAACCGGGAGAGCTGGTCCTGGCGCAAACCCTTCCCTCCCGCCAGAGAGGCATGCAGGCCGTCAGGATCACCGAGCGCCTCGGCCATATGGGCGAGGCCCGCTCCATCAGCCTGATCGCCATCCACACCCACGACCTGCCCACCGTGTTTCCGCCGGACGCCCTGGACCAGGCCAAAGCCGCCCGGCCCGCAACCTTGGGTCACCGCACCGATCTGCGTTCCTTGCCCTTGGTCACCATCGACGGCAGCGATGCGCGGGACTTTGACGACGCCGTGTTCGCCGAGCCAGACACCGATCC